One genomic window of Solanum dulcamara chromosome 10, daSolDulc1.2, whole genome shotgun sequence includes the following:
- the LOC129871031 gene encoding protein ULTRAPETALA 1-like: MFSEEELHDISVLQKGDDYVEVVCGCTSRRHGDAGAKLRVFNTGELKIDCECYHGCPEDNLTPAAFEKHAGKETCRWKNNIWVFVDGYKVPLIKTALLKYYNQSSKHAKRSHKFIHRDEFIKCTECEKGRRFCRRSKKECRSYHDALVNPHFKCSDIPFDKFSCDDAEERASRRVYRGCLRSPTCGGCTSCVCFGCEECCFSDCNCQTCIDFRKNTKT, from the exons ATGTTTAGCGAAGAAGAGTTGCATGATATAAGTGTGTTGCAGAAAGGAGATGATTACGTGGAGGTTGTGTGTGGATGCACAAGTCGTAGGCACGGCGATGCTGGTGCTAAACTTAGGGTTTTTAATACGGGTGAACTCAAAATTGACTGTGAATGTTACCATGGCTGCCCTGAAG ATAACCTTACTCCAGCTGCATTTGAGAAACATGCTGGAAAAGAGACTTGCAGatggaaaaataatatttgggtCTTTGTTGATGGTTATAAAGTTCCATTGATAAAGACTGCACTACTTAAATATTATAACCAGTCTTCAAAGCATGCCAAGAGGTCACATAAATTCATTCATCGTGATGAGTTTATCAAATGTACTGAGTGCGAAAAAGGACGTAGGTTTTGTCGCCGCTCTAAGAAGGAATGCAGAAGCTACCATGATGCTTTGGTCAATCCTCATTTTAAGTGCTCTGATATTCCTTTTGACAA ATTTTCTTGTGATGATGCTGAAGAGCGAGCAAGCCGAAGGGTGTATAGGGGATGTTTGCGTTCCCCGACGTGTGGAGGTTGCACTTCCTGTGTGTGTTTTGGATGTGAAGAATGCTGTTTCTCAGACTGCAATTGTCAGACTTGTATTGATTTTAGAAAAAACACAAAAACTTAA
- the LOC129871034 gene encoding secretory carrier-associated membrane protein 1-like encodes IAGLAACLLWNLIAVTSAWIKGEGITIWLLAIIYLISGVPGAYVLWYRPLYRAMRTDSALKFGWFFLCYLFHIGFCIIATVAPPIFFKGKSLAGILPAIDLLGWNGLVGVFYFIGFALFCLESLTSIWVIQQVYMYFRGSGKAAEMKKEAARSTMMAAL; translated from the exons ATTGCAGGTTTGGCAGCCTGTCTTCTATGGAACCTTATAGCAGTTACCTCAGCTTGGATCAAAGGAGAAG GTATAACTATCTGGCTTCTTGCTATTATCTACTTAATATCTGGTGTCCCAGGAGCCTATGTGCTGTGGTATCGTCCTCTGTATCGTGCAATGAG GACGGATAGTGCACTGAAGTTCGGATGGTTCTTCTTATGTTATCTC TTTCACATTGGATTCTGCATCATTGCTACCGTGGCACCTCCTATCTTCTTCAAGGGAAAGTCTTTAGC TGGTATCTTGCCTGCAATTGATCTGTTAGGCTGGAATGGTTTGGTTGGG GTATTCTACTTCATCGGGTTTGCATTGTTCTGTCTTGAATCACTGACCAGCATATGGGTTATTCAG CAAGTGTACATGTATTTCCGAGGAAGTGGCAAAGCTGCTGAGATGAAGAAAGAAGCTGCAAGATCGACAATGATGGCAGCACTATGA
- the LOC129871036 gene encoding 40S ribosomal protein S3a-like — protein MAMLILVSVGWKLCLLCSKKNKRISKGKKGGKKKAADPYAKNDWYDIKAPSVFGVRNVGKTLVTRTQGTKIASEGLKHRVFEVSLADLQNDEDHSFRKIRLRAEDVQGRNVLTNFHGMDFTTDKLRSLVKKWQSLIEAHVDVKTTDSYTLRMFCIGFTKKRPNQQKRTCYAQSSQIRRKMREIMVNQAQSCDLKDLVLKFIPESIGREIEKATSSIYPLQNVFIRKVKILNAPKFDLGRLMEIHGDYSEAVGVKVDRPAEDVATEPTEVVGA, from the coding sequence ATGGCTATGCTTATCTTAGTCAGCGTAGGATGGAAGCTATGCCTCTTATGTTCCAAAAAGAACAAGAGAATTTCCAAAGGCAAGAAGGGAGGAAAGAAGAAAGCAGCTGATCCATATGCTAAAAATGATTGGTATGATATCAAGGCTCCATCAGTATTTGGTGTCCGTAATGTAGGGAAGACCCTTGTTACCCGTACACAGGGTACAAAGATTGCTTCAGAAGGCCTGAAGCATCGTGTGTTCGAAGTGTCATTGGCTGATCTTCAGAATGATGAAGATCACTCCTTCAGGAAGATTCGTCTGAGAGCTGAAGACGTCCAAGGAAGAAATGTCCTTACAAACTTTCATGGTATGGACTTCACCACAGATAAGTTGAGGTCTTTGGTAAAGAAATGGCAATCATTGATTGAGGCTCATGTTGATGTTAAGACAACTGATAGCTACACCTTGAGAATGTTCTGCATTGGCTTTACTAAAAAGCGCCCAAACCAACAAAAACGAACTTGCTATGCACAGTCAAGCCAGATTCGTCGCAAGATGCGTGAGATCATGGTTAACCAGGCACAGTCGTGTGATTTGAAAGACTTGGTCCTGAAGTTCATTCCTGAATCTATCGGCAGGGAGATTGAGAAGGCAACTTCAAGCATCTACCCGTTGCAGAATGTCTTCATTCGCAAGGTCAAGATCTTGAATGCTCCTAAATTCGACCTTGGCAGATTGATGGAGATTCACGGTGATTACTCAGAGGCTGTCGGTGTGAAGGTGGATAGACCGGCAGAGGATGTTGCAACTGAGCCAACTGAAGTAGTTGGAGCTTAA